ataaatccgctataaattataaatagaaattcttatttaataagcgtatattatattaaatatataaaatacttctatatatatattttataataatatccggtattatatatataacggctataatacccttatataataagtaagtctAGTTTAAAAATTCCGTACTTAAAAAACGTTACGctaagactatttaaattctatttaaaaaacttaataataatcgtattatcgtagctagctatTTTAAGATAAAGCGAccgttttttaaaagcttttttataaacgtatactattttatataaagatattactttattccttttatttagttaataccgAGCCGCTATAAAATAAGCggtcttaattttaattataatatctagGGACGTTATCCTAAgtatagagcttatttctTAACGCggatcgttttataaaaggccctttttttatttagtattattactctcTTCGTTAGAGTCGTAGCTTAgaaaagtaaatatataaatttataaaaaataccctcttaaagacgctttacttaataaggtattttttaaaaataagaatactaaatatagctctaaacgtataatagttataaataattctattatactaaacatttattataaaatatttaaattacgtattataaatatactaagtaaataaatttattataacgtaacgccctattacttaaaaagatctctTTTAAGCGTATTTATCTCTTGGGCGCGGAGGgtcttaagttaataaataaactaaattaaGAAAAAATACCGTtgttatatagctaaaaactaattcggctatactttaaaattaataccccggctactaaagggctaaaactaaatataaacgttatttaagtagtagtttataagggTTAGCTttagtttagtttataaaaaaagcgtctaaataagtaaatagtatataattagaaattctaACTAGAATCAGCgctctataataactaaaacaaatattaaaaagggtccctagcttataaataatatccttattataatagggggttcttatcctagttattaaaaacgacctattataataaaatagtaatagctttctaactaagtaaaaaatagactttataaaaaaaacacgttcctatatatataaaaaggcctctaattacgttattaagaatatttacctCTAGTTCCTAAGTATTAacgctagttatttaaaaaagcctagcgtagagttcgctaataagtaatataataatatacgtaaatatatttttataataatagatttttatttttaaaaagttagttaCGTCTCTCGGATACTAAAAGTACTCGAGGTTACGGGCgatatttatagcttttattaactttataattaataattattaataataaactaagataggtttagtatttaaaataaatataaaaactatttaaacgTCCGATTTCTAAGCTAACCCCTACCGTAGCTATAAGAGCTcttctaaataacttaatattttagttttataaagttatttttagcttatacttaaataagctagaaataaaaagtattatagcgCCTAAGTAGTAGAAGTTAAGAACGTTCTTAGAttagagtattaattacgggcctataatatataaataaaatagttctagCGTAGAGAGCTATCCCTTAGAATAGGATATCGattcttatattaaatataaagccgataagtttaactaagtaattactttatagttttataataccgcactatttattataagctacgtcgttttacttaaaattattaatattacttagtataaaacctatttttataaagccgaTCTCCCTAAACGTAGcgtagtatatttttaattataacgaactttatatttaatttaagtttatataatactcgcgcgcttagtattcgttttttaatcttaagttttattaaagtaatattaaatcggGGTAAAACtccgctatttttattattattattaattatataaatacgtaaatagGCCTTACTACGCTCTAATATACTTACCGAGCcggcgctaattataatagaccggttattatatatataaccgaGACGTATTAAcatagccctttttttattacggccCTCTATTTAGCcgctttaaaaagttattttaacattatctcgtttttttttaattataataccgaTATTAACAGGGCCCCGGACTATAAGCTACGTACtcctatctttttatttttattaaatagagatattaaaacgtttataattctCTTTTAGCGGGGCGCACggcttaagtttttaaaatttaaaattaacgccctttattaaatagccgCTACCgggcttattaaagtaattacgtattttattaataagaagtaaataaatataaacgaggctaataaaaacggaaatacgttattaatttactccctattattattattattaaatataattataagttacttagcgcggttcggtataaatataaactaacttataataattaatatatagcgcataatagcccttaatatagtatataaaaatagtatatttattactactttagtattattaaaggcCAGAGCGGACGCTATAAGCAagctaaatattttaattaagggGGCCGACCCGGCgctctatatttttaaataggacCTGCTTAAGCTAACCCTCCTAGCCGGGGTTagagaaatagctagtaagacGGCCGTAGtaaaaaaatactttattaatctttttattaagtcgggtattaacttaaatataataatatatatattagcttataataactaaataaggcctctcttattaaaactcgtATAAAcgtaacgttattaaaaagctaagatattacttttttaaaaacttttaaaaattaataagtataatttatatagcgcgACGAGTCTTAATTatacgctttttatatattataaaaaccttataatagcgtcggtcttattataatatagcgctaggataaataatataatattatttaatattattaataagctagcgtagcttataaacgtataagactactagagtataattagcttattaacgtaaaaaccgaagttattaaaaatattttacgtattatattcgtactatttttaagtaacGTTTCGGAGTAATAACGCTAccgtattatagtttttataaaagttactaagagtaattatataactcgttacggaaatactaaaaaacggtattagtttaataaaaacgggcgttttatatatactataaaatgCAAAAGAGAGCTAGCCCGGGCCGGTAATTATAagagttttttaattaaaaaaaaagagtaccCCGCagaaataatattagtatagtaaGCTAAGATAGTTAGGGGAGGAAtatagagctattaataaaataaatatagtattaagagcgaaaggtataaaattataataataatttctaaCGAACTAGTCCTTTgcgatatattattaataaggcctagttagtaatattagtatttaagtaaatagctatatttagtaaatataaaataactccttaataaaagaatacgGTACGGTACATAGCTTAAGAAGGAGTTTACTACTTtagatagtatttattttaattaaatattaaatattttataattacgtaagtatataagttctatagtcttatatttttaataagctaacgttTATATCGgttttatcgtttttaagtatacgactatagtctacttaattaatttaaataacatAAAATCTATACTTAATCTAGTCGTCCCTCCTttagattatttaataatatagctctttaaggatttattctttaataaatataaacttaatataagagaGGAGGCTATTCGATCCGCAAAGAATAAACATAGCCTTATAAAagctcgtattaatatatataagtttaacCGTAGcgtacgtattattaatagtatttattaatataataaaactagcacCGACCCTATAACGtccgacgatatatttataatatacctaaatactaattatataatacttaatacgctatatatatataaagggtataatagccttaaataagaagctaataataaacgtaacgtaactatattaagttCTGccgtagttatattaatatagagattataaaaactaaatagcctatagctaattttatgaatattaataataacgtaaaggTAGTATTAGAGATACGTATTCGTTTTAGAATAAATATAGCGGAGCtcttaaaaacctttttataaaatagttataaaaagagtaggaaTAGgaccggggggggggggggggtataTCCGCTCGTTACGAAGgtcgtattaattaaaaatagcgctaataaaaactagctaagttagcttttttataataaaaagtctatttttctaacttctatatacttaaagctatataaactataaggacgtagtattatatttaagtcccgctatttagagctatagtattaataatagtccgggtttaGGGCCCGAAATAGGGCGtttattagtaaaaagagtaaatatatttaactcCGAGAcgtaaaagtatataagtacggctctataatactaaaaaatatatatctaattacgtacttatataagtttaggGTACTTACCGAGGgccgctatttataacctaacttctcgttattaatttttaataaatttactcccctaaaaagattattatatacttaaagtactgcgcattttaaaatatatttacgttaatataaaaatatagcagggcttaataatctatataacctagtccTTATACCTCGAAGTAATtgaagttatttatattattataaatagcgcgtatatattttataatatagttataaatatccataatacccttaaataggactagctaaataattattaaactttataagtttttaaaaatagacagtatattaatatataataagaatacgtCGAGCGACCCCGAATAAATAACGCTACTTAGGTATCctatctttaatatattataagctattacgaaattaataataataataatttatatattattaaataggacgGCTAtgcgtatttaatataaaaaagcgaagaggacctttttaattataactagttaataactaagtataataagacttattattatacgccgcgcttttaaaattattataaataaaacgagtAGAACGgacgaagttattaaaaagcgggccgagtcgcgctatttattaatttataactaattaatatagttttaataataaagatctaAGTCGGAAATAGAGCAAGCTTTCTTCGCTTTAAGCTATCgatttacttatattattatatagagcgtttaaatataatatattattttttatatttttaaggtTACTAATCTAGCTCTAATATACCTAAAGgtagctaaataagtaaatttaaaagagctcttttttatatatatacttaataagagagtagtttttaaataataaaacgatttattaatttagtaatagctttaacgagagctcttaataaaagaactataaatataagctaaatattaatattctaatacttaatataaatactatttaataatagcatttttatttttaaagcgttactaattaactataatatccCCAGAgactttatattcttttaatattataaataaataggtttttttatatcGACTTATATAAAGAGGCCTTAGTTAGCGCTTCTTATATCTAGCCCCTAAAAAACGTTTTGCTATACGCCggttttaaagttattattaaagtaattttaatactacgttattaataataaccgacctttattttattaatttataatagaggctcgcttagttttatacgctatattttataataaaaaacgctaAACACGGCGTCCTACGGAAACTACTAAAGTAAaagttacttttaatatatattttattattaatataaataaaaaggtagaatgCGAAGACTTTAGTAAAGCTAATTAGCCCggtataaaacctctttagtttatttaatatatagacttagataatatagtaaccggttattttttaattaaaaatatattaaaaaggttctaaattaataataaaaataagaatatagctACGAGCGCGGGATAgaaaataagagtattaatataaatactaaggttatattataacggggtatagcgtatataaataaatataaaaagtagattataatagcttatatttagttaaaacgaataaaaataaaaataaggtctataaacgGAGTAAAACTtattagaggatatacgtaAAAAACGTTtcgtaaagtattaatactattcctAGTTCGTATGggatattaagtttaaaaactacttataaatttaaaaaatcgctttaatataaaagggaagggatttttaaatcgcggctctttaaagtatttagttattaattataatcttattttaaatttagatactactacttatataatataatatagtatagaaccgtacgtaaataaaatataaaataaagcttcttaactatttaaagcgGTTATTTACTTAGGAAAGGTCGATAATAACCTAAAACTCTCCTTAATTATACCTTAATCGCCgccgttttttaaattaaatccttattacgaaataggctaattattaaagccgTAGACCTATAAGTAGAGCggttcgtttattataatataagtagagttagtaatatttattaagtatttatttatatatccggttttaaaatacgtactctctatataatagccgCTCGGTatattatactctattagctttaataaataattactatatctaatatactatttataataataattataagctaaatagaAGAAGGCCCGGTCctagttacttaaagtaagagcgttaaaatattattaattatatagtaatctAAGAACATAAGGacttagatatattaataattatctattactttagcttatccgggttaacttattttataaatataatatataaataaatagggtataacttagctaaatagccGGCAggacccttattattataattactaaatatttatttttaaaatagtagcgtacttagctagctagttattactagctcttttattatactagcgCCCGGCCCGCTAAagtcgtatatattaaaaagaaaaaacctaaaaataaaagcacGGACGAGATTTTTAAGCTCTAAGGCGTTAATTCCCttaattttaagtataataaagacgtagagaacgtaaattataataattaattattataaaataaaaacacccttctttttaatagattactaatataagaaatagcCGGGCGGGGACGTCCGaaagccttatattataaagatatacctataataattattcgctatttagtaataggacgagctatattagtaatagttattaagtttatttattataaaagagctaataataagctaagaccataagtatatatagcgcCGCGGCTCTAATCGctttaagtactttttatattaactataaataagactatctttttctttacgcttataaaaaggcttattttttatactattagtactattatcgctctagcgctctataactaggcttttaacgtaataagcctaataaatataacttaagtactAAGAATAAAAGTTAGGGGTTTAGTTTagtttatagctttataatagaaatagttaatatttaaaattctAATTTTTcgaaagtttaataatagtgCGTTAGCCGTTAACGAGGCTATAAGTTATTCTAAATTACGAGATAATATAGGCCGATAGAGCCTTAATATAGGTTTTAAAAAGGCCTAGACACTACGGTTTGCTTAAAAAggggtagtaaatatagtaaataataggttaaggtaaatagtatttataaggactttaaatatttaaagctttaattttaaagaatacgtttaatactatatataactaaataatacgcTACGATCCTAAGTTCGCTACGTTTTAAAGCGTATACCTTACCGAGAACGTCTAGtttaacttttaaaatacctttttaaaaaaagaaactaaggagtaaatatataaaatatttatatatattagccttACGCGCGAtccctaggtaataagaaatatagtCCCTAAGGAGGTCTAAGAGAACTTACTTCTTAATCCAGAAATTATAGAGCtagagtaatagtaataagagttaaaggatagttaatactaaatataaaataaagagaACGAAACCGAAATCCGTAAGCTAACCGAGGAGATACGTATAAAGCGGGattaacgtaataagagtattataaaaaagtatttcgaatattatttttataactacttaatataaaatatcgagAGGTAAGCGAATGGTAAAGAAAACGAGgagtatattaaactaaatattaacctctaGATCCCTAAGCGTACTAAACTAGCCCATATcctctattactaactagccgactacttttataataaacttatagagCTTTAGATTAACGCTatcgatttaataattatattttataataaaagagaaatagttaaataaaaccgtatttatacttatttttaacctaagctaactattaaaaagactCCTTAACCtaagccctttttattactccTTAATCCGAATTagtaccctaattatattaaaaattataagcttttactaataaaacGGACGTTTAAGTATTACCGGCTAGCggttaaaaataactactttaataactaatatttaataaaacgagagcgtactatataatatagtaatcttatttaatataactatccttaatactaaaataacccgaatttcgtaatactaaatacgtTTAGATAGCATATATAGATTCTTTataacgttttattaaagatattaagctaagttaaataaaaacgattaaaaaaagtaaagcgTAAACGGATAGCTAAAAGGATATAAGGCTAGGCCTAgtttagattatataaaatatttagtattaatatataaataaatatatataactacctcttatatttctattttatatttttaacgtaataagatactaacttataatcctaaagtctaaactattttaaaggggtactaaggatataattaatataatattttagagtataattagtaagttaagataataagtaatatatacgccgctacgtttattatagttatttagcttagtaaggaattaaataatattaaaatagcttttagcTAGCTACGTAAGTTCGCTATagcttagggtatattagattctagcctagacttaattattaaaagtcgGGCTAAGGGGCcgttataagtagcgtttaGTAGGTACCGAACTACTacgttttaatatatctaagctttacttaactattaatagtttatataaaagtaggttATTTAAGAGCTAGTAAAATCGCAAAggctaaagttaataattaatagattatattttttataaactacgctagtttactaaattagttttattaaatagtgcCCGAAAATAATagaggagtttatataaacctaCCCTAATCCTCTCgaagctagtaaaaaggtattaggattatttttattacgagctttatttttttacgtatatagagggtataaagaagtaacttttattattttttattataaggacgtaagaatttaaatacgctaatttttataattatatttttataataataagtattatatccGATACCGACCgctttaatttaattaactatagaagCCTAATAAAGaaggtttattaatagtctatatatatttacgtcgttaataatataaatcttaagttACTTTAGTCTCTCGTTTACTTTACTTCGTTAAAGTATTAGATACGTTcttaagtactaaatatttaaagcgtaataagtaataagaacgGGGGTACTTTAGTTACTTAGttctctatataataatataaaaattataacgTATCTAGGGATACGgtactataaatagtattatataataatagtaatatcctaGGGATACGGGGCTATATTATCAATAGGgttcgcttttttaaatcgaataataaaagtctcGGCGAcgctcgtattattaaaaaattatttaataaggatttataaCCCTTTTAGAAGAATATTTAGGCGATATAAAAGCGGAGATAGGAATAGCTTaaagaatatttatttattataaaggcctcGGGCGTAACTAACGTCGAAGGAGCTTTATAAaacgtattactaagtatttcttttattaataaagaagttcCTTAGTGTTTAGTAGTAGTTAGGATAGAGTTTGttacttaaatatagctttataaagctatggcttacgaaagtaactatagtaagtagttatttactataataataagtatggGCCTTAAATCGAGCTATCTCCTCgagagtataatattaaaaaagctatactagcggtttagtaatataaagagcgGAAGGCTAGGCTAGCTAacgctagtaactaaggagggagactttatttatatttttaataaaatagagcttttatatactatccggctatttttaaaaggccaatacctctttattaataaatatattatcttaggatttataacggGGGATACGATAgggttatttagtactacttcgGAAATAATACTTCTCGAATAATCTTAGttcgtttatttatattatactactattatataggttatagGAGTTTTCGCtagactatttataaatttaaataatagctaaagacGATATATCTACTCCCTACGGTAGTATAAAGAAATGTATAAAAAAACGTATAGACTAACGCGAgacgtatttattaatccgtactaatagtttacttagttatttttataagtacgtactAGTAAGCTCATTAAGAGCTAACGTAAGGGATAGATTtagtctacttattatagctcttttacgtaaCTTTAAATTTAGGGTACGATAGTTATTAAGGCAATATAGACTAAACCTAACGaaatatatctaaataatCTAGATTATTAAGACTTAAGGGTCGAATTTACTAATcgcttagtttatattatacttatatcggattataataaaaaataaactcgtaaaactataataatagtttttaaaagcgtagtaactttataataaaaaatagtaccgACGCAAGTAGGCTAAAGAATTTATAAAGGCAGTATAActatagacctttttatattatctcgtatcttattacttacttagccttattattaaaataataactaatcgtACTTTAACTACGCAAGGCGATATAACTAATCTAATAAGCTAGATTTTTCCTTAATAAATCGTTTTATAAGATAACTtcgtaacgaggtaataggAGATATAAGATTAACTTTTAAATTCTAATACGTTCGTTTCGAGGCTTATATTTCTatttctatattaattagactatgttatatttctaattagccCGATTAATAGCGAGACTAGCCTCCggaacttttaaaataatacggtTAAGAACGCggtttaaaaactaattaataaagtaaatagtaatacgTAACTCTAAAGTAATatcggcttataaaaaaccgtaacttttaagagttatataaaccttagttagaTAAATAAAGCCCtatctaagcttataaagtaattatttattaagtaaaataatattaacgctatagtAATTCCCTTAAGGTTACTAAGCCGTAAGCCCtaataaagagctaggggCAAGGGTAATTAAGtagattagttttatatataccgtacttttaataggtaaaatagtccggccttagtaattaagtataaggtactatataagttacgACGTAACGAGGTTATTACCGAtctaaagttaaaaattaaacccgaacgtaatataataaataaaaatagtaaggggTTTAGGTTTACGTTAAgatcgcttattattattatcgcaACCTAGCTCTTTTCGTATATAATtggtaaaagtatttagtataaatatatatatataggaaAGGTATACGtcttcttatatattccgAACGatcttactattatatactattccGTACGCGTACTTaacttagatatttttaataataataataataaaaataagctttataatatagctattatataagtctTTACTTTTATCCTTTAAGCTTTACGTACTAACCCGCTCTTATAAtcctaatataatattactataagtctTAATACCTAGGCTATAAAATACGACGACGTACTAAGAAATATACCCGAAATAGTACATAAGGGTAAGGAGGCGCGCATCTCtttatataaaccttaacGCTAGTGAGGGTTTAAACGCTCGCTAATTTAAATACGgtcttagtataagtaatttaataataatataaagtaataagataatagtagtaataataaaaaaggaactcctcttttattaacgctaatataattaatccttagtaataaaaaggctctTATAAAGTCGAGTATAAGCTCgattagtaaataagtataggagcaccgatattataactaaaggaAGTAAATAAACCTTAAGGAtcgttagttttatatattataatatctactTAGATTAGTAAACGGCTAGCCCCTAGATAAACGCTAcctaaatttttaaaattacggATATTAGTACCTTA
This is a stretch of genomic DNA from Colletotrichum lupini chromosome 10, complete sequence. It encodes these proteins:
- a CDS encoding FluG domain-containing protein; translation: EIAGRGRPKALYYKDIPIIIIRYLVIGRAILVIVIKFIYYKRANNKLRPTIFFFTLIKRLIFYTISTIIALALYN